Proteins from a single region of Salvelinus sp. IW2-2015 linkage group LG4p, ASM291031v2, whole genome shotgun sequence:
- the LOC111957433 gene encoding uncharacterized protein: MPSTSGTTTVITKTSTFVAVSTPSTPSQGLTFRDTTLVTTIKTPVAECGNITPGADPCKGLCSPRAQCVVGPGGSQQCSCYPGLIDQNPVNPGKLCIDPVDCFDQEKELCSSQNQCLPSKFLCSLRNVFQLTAKLNSWIFNSSLYDPGSDAWAYASTKIVTTVVPRIRRVLSEPSFDMTVVGFQKGSVVVRMMCGFNGNIYADERALQTALQDTICKHLGTTAITTLKRVSQISTAPGEGWKVATIVLGVLLGLILLVGVVVLISTAVRRATSKLTSYNLQHTEHNRQVVSNDYLQGCYSYQM, encoded by the exons ATGCCATCAACAAGTGGTACTACTACAGTAATAACAAAAACCTCAACATTTGTAGCAGTATccactccctccactccctcacaGGGACTAACTTTCAGAGACACTACTTTGGTGACAACAATCAAAACCCCTGTTGCAGAATGCG GAAATATCACTCCAGGTGCAGATCCATGCAAAGGCTTGTGTTCACCACGTGCTCAGTGTGTGGTTGGTCCTGGAGGCAGCCAGCAGTGTAGCTGCTATCCTGGTTTGATAGATCAGAATCCTGTTAATCCTGGGAAGCTGTGCATAG ATCCAGTGGACTGTTTTGATCAAGAAAAGGAACTTTGTTCATCCCAAAATCAGTGTCTTCCGTCCAAGTTTCTCTGCTCAC TGAGGAATGTTTTCCAATTAACAGCAAAGTTAAACTCTTGGATCTTCAATTCCTCTCTGTACGACCCAGGGAGCGATGCTTGGGCGTATGCCTCTACAAAGATCGTAACAACT gTTGTCCCCAGAATACGGCGTGTTCTGTCAGAGCCATCCTTTGACATGACAGTGGTGGGCTTTCAGAAGGGTAGTGTGGTAGTTAGGATGATGTGTGGTTTTAATGGGAATATTTACGCTGATGAAAGAGCTCTCCAGACTGCTCTACAGGACACTATCTGCAAACACCTGGGCACAACCGCCATAACTACCTTGAAAA GAGTTTCCCAGATATCAACGGCCCCGGGAGAAGGCTGGAAAGTGGCGACCATAGTCCTGGGAGTTCTGTTGGGCTTGATTTTGTTAGTCGGGGTTGTCGTTCTGATCAGCACCGCAGTGAGGAGAGCAACTAGCAAGCTGACCTCATACAACCTCCAGCACACAGAGCACAACAGACAGGTGGTGTCCAATGACTATTTACAAGGATGTTATTCTTACCAGATGTAG